The Synechococcus sp. RS9916 DNA segment GCCCCGACGCCCCGGCCCAAGCCCGCAGCCGCGTCCTTCTGGCGTTTGCCTTCTTCGCCCATGCCGGGGAGCAACAGCCCCAGCCCGTCGATGCCATTCCGTCGGTGCAGGCGGTGCTGCCGCGCTGGCAATTAAGCCGCCATGGCCGTCAGGGCTGGGTACGCGTCCATGGCCTGGCACAGCACAGCGGAGATGTGCGCGAGCTGGTGGAAGCCCTCTGGGCCATGCGCGAACGCCTGCTGGCCCCGACTCTGCCCAGCGACAACGCCACCACCATCCCCTGGCACGGGCCGGTCGGTGCCGTGAGCAGTGAACGGCCTTGGCAGCAGTGCTACACCCCTGCCCTCGAACAAGGCATCGCACTGGTCAACCAAGGCGAGCTCCACAAATTGGTGCTGGCTGTGCGCCAAAGCATCGCCCTACGCGAGCCCCTCAATCCCCTGCCGCTGCTCGACCGCTTGCGTCAACAGCAATCCGGCAGCTGCCGCTTTCTGTGGCAACGCAGCCACGACGATGCCTTTTTCGGTGCCTCACCCGAACGTTTGTTGAGCCTGCGCGGTGGCCAACTGCGTAGCGATGCCCTGGCTGGCACCGCTGGACAGAGCGATTGCGGCGAGGCCTTGCTGCAGTCCGATAAGGACCGACGTGAGCATGAACTGGTGGTGAAGGCGATCACAGACCATCTGCAGCACAAAGGCCTCAACCCCCGCCGTCCGCGACGGCCACAACTGGCCCGCCATGGAAGGCTTGTGCACTTGCACACGCCGATCACGGCCGCCGCCGATGGCCACCAGCCCCTCACCCTGGCTGGCGCATTGCACCCAACTCCCGCGGTGGCCGGCCTTCCAAGGCGGGAAGCCATGACCTGGCTGCGCAGCCTGGAACCGTTCGAACGGGGAGGTTATGCAGCTCCCGTGGGCTGGATCGACAGTGCTGGTGATGCCGAGCTACGCGTCGCCATCCGCTGCGGCCATGCGCGCGGCCATCGGCTCGACCTCACCGCCGGCGCGGGCCTCGTGCGCGGATCCCTGGCCGAGCGGGAACTGCAGGAGGTGGGACTGAAGCTGGCCGTGTTGGCAGACCAGCTTGATTTGCAATCAGGGCTTCGGGAGCGAGCGCAGACGCCATTCCATTGAGGACTGCTCGAGCACGTCGCCGAATGGCTCTGCCCTTCCGCCGATATGACGTTGCAAAAACGCTTCGGTTAGGGCTTGCATCGCCAGCGCGTTGCGGGGATTGGCCAATCCATGCCCCTCATCCGGGAACACCACGAAATCAATCGGAAGGTTGCGGGCCTCCATCGCTGCTGCGATGGTTTCACTCTCTTTGAGATTGACGCGTGGATCATTGGCGCCATGGCCCAAAAGCAGCGGACGCTGAATCTGATCCACATGGTTGAGGGGCGAGATCGCGTCCAGATCAACGCTTCCCACACCGATCATGCGCTCCGTAATTTTGCGACCAGATTCCCAATACGGAGGGAACGATGCCAACAACGTGCGCAGATTGGATGGCCCCACTTCGGCCACCGCCGCCGCGAACAGTTCGGGATCACGGGTGAGACCGGAGAGGGCGGCATAGCCCCCATAGGAGGCACCCATGATCACCAGCCGATCCGGGTCGGCGATGCCCTCATCCACAGCCCAACGCACCGCATCGACCAGGTCATCCTGCATGCGTCCGTACCACTCCCCTTCACCAGCGAGGAGATGGGCTTTGCCAAAGCCGGTGGACCCCCGGTAATTGACGCTCATCACGTGGTAGCCGCGGTTGGCCAGCAGTTGATGGGTGCCGTTGAGGCCCCAATAGTCACGCGCCTGAGGACCACCATGGACCACCAACACCAAGGGCTGGGGTCCCTGGTCGGCCAAGGGCGTTTTGGTGAGGTAGGCCGGCAAGCGTCGCCCATCGCGCGCCTTGAGGTCGAGACTCTCCATCGGCGCCAGGGTGTAGGCATCGAGACGCGGCCGAACGGTGAACAACTTGCGGTGGCGTTGCTGATCACGATTCCAAAGCCAGTACTGGGGGCCTTGCTGATCAGAGCCAATCGCGACAAGCCAGACGCGATCGTTGAGGTCGCGGTCGACGATGGCGAAGTCATTGCGGCCTGCCAGCCGTTTGAGCGCCGCCAGGTCTGGCTTTAACGCCGGATCAAGCACCACCTTTCGGGTCCGCAGATCCGTTTCCTGCAGCAGCGTCGGCACCCCGGTGTCGATATCAACCAACGCGGTCCCGAGACCGCCGCTCTTCGAGCGATACACCACTTCTGCGGGGCAATCCGTGCCACAGGTGCGCAGTTGGTCGCGACTCCAACGCACCAGACGCGGCAAGTCTTCCCCCGTACTCAAGTGTCCATAAAGCCAGCGCCCATCCCGGGTAAAACCGCCTGGGCCCGATCCGCCAATGGTGTCTTCAAAACTGAAGCTGAGGAACGGGCGCCACTCCGATGCGCCGGGCAAACGCAATTCATAGGCACTGCCCCCATCGGGAAGCACCCGCCCGCGCAGCACCGGTTGCCAGCGACCATTCAGCCACTCCACCGAGCTGATAAACCGACCGTCATCGGTGGAGCGATACAGCAGCTCTCGCTCTCCACTGTCGATCTTGATTACATAGAGATCATGAAAACGGGGGTCTCGGTCGTTGAGCCCCACCACCACTTCATTGGGGACATCACGGTGGATGCCCACCACCCGCGCTTGAACACCCCGAGCGGGGGTGAGGTCCTGGCTCTCCCCGGTTTCGGGGTCGATGCGCACCAGCACGGTGTTTTCATCCCCTTCGCTATCCCTGGAGGTCACCAGGTAGCGGCCATCAAAGGTCCAGTTCGCACCACGCTGGGGCCGATCTTGACGACGGGTCAGTAACTGGGGTGGCTCTTTCCCATCCAGCGTCCGCACCCAGAGGTTCATGACGCCTTGGTAAGGCGCCCGGTAAACGATGCGCGTGCCATCGGGACTGAGATCAACACCCGAAATCTCAGGGTTACCGAACAACACCTCCCGGGGGATCAATGGCGGAGATTCCGCCGCTTGCAGCCCCACAGGGAGGAGCGCCTGACCGATCATCAAGCCAGAGAGAAGCAATCCCCCAAACAAGAGCGAGCGCTTGCGCATGAAGCTGTTTGCATCCGCTCTCGATTGTGACCAGAGTTCTCCAGGTCTGACTCAGGGGCGCAACATCTCAGCAGCACTAGGCCGCAAGCCGTGCAATCACCATGTCAGCCAATGGGACGTTCATGAGCCGTTCCACTTCACGGATGCCTGTCGGGCTGGTGACGTTGATCTCGCTCAACATCCCCCCGATCACGTCAATCCCCACGAAGAACAACCCTTCCGCCCGCAACGCCGGGGCAAGGGCTGCACAGATCTGACGCTCCCGATCACTGAGCTCGGTGGCTTCCGGATGACCACCCACCGCCAAATTGCTGCGGAATTCACCTTGCTTGGGCTTGCGGTTGACCGCACCAAGGGGCTCTCCATCCACCAACAGGATCCGCTTGTCGCCTTCAGTCACGGAAGGAAGAAAGCGCTGGGCCATCACCGGCAGCCGCCCTTGCTCGGTGACCAGCTCCAGCAGTGCGCCAAGGCCTGGGGCCTCGGCTGAAACACGCACCACCCCCAGACCGGCACGACCACCAAGGGGTTTGAGCACCACTTCCCCCTGATCCTTGGCGAAAGTCTCCAGCTCGGAAATACGCCCGGCCACCAGCGTGGGGGCCATCCAACGGCTGAAGCGCAGGGCACCCAGTTTTTCGTTCCAACTCCGCAACGAGGACGGACGGTTCAGCACCAACGCCCCAGCCCTCTCCGCCACCTCCAAAAGGTGGGTGGCATACAGGTAAGCCTCATCGACGGGTGGATCCTTGCGCATCCAGATGGCGTCAAAGCTC contains these protein-coding regions:
- the gshB gene encoding glutathione synthase, which produces MRQLFVMDPLERINPAKDSTAALMQAAQRAGHEVWASTPADLIALGDEPLVVAVPVEAEPWLTIGASQRQQLQSFDAIWMRKDPPVDEAYLYATHLLEVAERAGALVLNRPSSLRSWNEKLGALRFSRWMAPTLVAGRISELETFAKDQGEVVLKPLGGRAGLGVVRVSAEAPGLGALLELVTEQGRLPVMAQRFLPSVTEGDKRILLVDGEPLGAVNRKPKQGEFRSNLAVGGHPEATELSDRERQICAALAPALRAEGLFFVGIDVIGGMLSEINVTSPTGIREVERLMNVPLADMVIARLAA
- a CDS encoding isochorismate synthase MenF; this translates as MQAGSVSNPDAARLADVLAEALCTWEQHRGDDGVFTMALPLQGVDPLQQLPLLEAPHPFRFLWDGSPGLSLAASGRCHHLDLAGPKRFELAQRFSDATLARLIDASPDAPAQARSRVLLAFAFFAHAGEQQPQPVDAIPSVQAVLPRWQLSRHGRQGWVRVHGLAQHSGDVRELVEALWAMRERLLAPTLPSDNATTIPWHGPVGAVSSERPWQQCYTPALEQGIALVNQGELHKLVLAVRQSIALREPLNPLPLLDRLRQQQSGSCRFLWQRSHDDAFFGASPERLLSLRGGQLRSDALAGTAGQSDCGEALLQSDKDRREHELVVKAITDHLQHKGLNPRRPRRPQLARHGRLVHLHTPITAAADGHQPLTLAGALHPTPAVAGLPRREAMTWLRSLEPFERGGYAAPVGWIDSAGDAELRVAIRCGHARGHRLDLTAGAGLVRGSLAERELQEVGLKLAVLADQLDLQSGLRERAQTPFH
- a CDS encoding S9 family peptidase, whose translation is MRKRSLLFGGLLLSGLMIGQALLPVGLQAAESPPLIPREVLFGNPEISGVDLSPDGTRIVYRAPYQGVMNLWVRTLDGKEPPQLLTRRQDRPQRGANWTFDGRYLVTSRDSEGDENTVLVRIDPETGESQDLTPARGVQARVVGIHRDVPNEVVVGLNDRDPRFHDLYVIKIDSGERELLYRSTDDGRFISSVEWLNGRWQPVLRGRVLPDGGSAYELRLPGASEWRPFLSFSFEDTIGGSGPGGFTRDGRWLYGHLSTGEDLPRLVRWSRDQLRTCGTDCPAEVVYRSKSGGLGTALVDIDTGVPTLLQETDLRTRKVVLDPALKPDLAALKRLAGRNDFAIVDRDLNDRVWLVAIGSDQQGPQYWLWNRDQQRHRKLFTVRPRLDAYTLAPMESLDLKARDGRRLPAYLTKTPLADQGPQPLVLVVHGGPQARDYWGLNGTHQLLANRGYHVMSVNYRGSTGFGKAHLLAGEGEWYGRMQDDLVDAVRWAVDEGIADPDRLVIMGASYGGYAALSGLTRDPELFAAAVAEVGPSNLRTLLASFPPYWESGRKITERMIGVGSVDLDAISPLNHVDQIQRPLLLGHGANDPRVNLKESETIAAAMEARNLPIDFVVFPDEGHGLANPRNALAMQALTEAFLQRHIGGRAEPFGDVLEQSSMEWRLRSLPKP